The Thunnus maccoyii chromosome 24, fThuMac1.1, whole genome shotgun sequence DNA window GACTCAGGTCAGTATTAGTGTCAAAGTGGAGGCACTGTGGGTCATGCTATCAATGTGTCTATGATAAGTGATCCTTTGTGCACAGCTGGACTATATCTTTCCTAGACTGCACTGAAGGAAACCATTTCTGAATGATTTATTCAAAAGGtgtttgttatttcttttatttcccaACAATCAGATTTGACTGCTTTTCAGGTTTTCATGCTGAGCTCACCACAGTTACATGGACGACTCTGGAAACTGGTAAGAAAACTTCATTCACACTCTCACAGTGGTATTCGTGTTTAACAGGCCTTGTACAGTTTACAATCTAAAAAACAGGTGTCATATGAATCtctaaaaaatcattttacattaaTTAAATTCATACAAATCAATGCTTCCTTACTGCTGTaggaaatgtaatattttatcttGCAGGGAACACAACAACTCAAGATACTTTGTGGCCATATGTGTACCGTGTTCCTGGAGTTGTTCTGTTTGTCGTCATAGTGATAACTATATATGTTGCATCAAAACATGGTTGTAAAGGTGAGGTTTTCTGATTTTCACATACAGTAATTGTATTCTGAAAACATGATAATAGATTAAAAATGCCACAAACCAGTAAAATAAATAGGCTGTGGTAAATATTCATGATTGTGATCTCACCTGATGTCAATCCAAGGTGTCCATTGTGCAAGAAAATCCAAGAACACACCAGATCCGAGCCCCCAGCCTCTCCCAGGAGGAAGCTCCACTAACCAGCATGTCTTGTCCACCATGCATATCTATGAAAATTATTCCAATGGTCCCAATGCTACTTCAATCTGCTAAGTTAAATCTTATGATATCAGGGTTCTgattaatatgaaaacatttcagtgttcattacaAGACTGTAATCTGTAACTTGTATCTGATTTATACTGAATTGTGTGTTAAATTACTTCATCCATGCAATGCTTTGctattattatgttttgtattttgatgtaatatgctttgtttttttatgaacttttttttacaactaCAAAATATAATCAGTTTCTCCACAATGTTGTTTACTCTCGTGAATCATGGTGAATCACACTTTTACCtccagtttgtgtttttgaattcCGGTAAATCAAGCTGCAAAATACAGAAGTGAAATTTCTTACTTGAGAAACCACTATTGGTTTTAGATCtgctatgtgtatgtgtgtgtgtgtgtgtgtgtgtgtgtgtgtgtgtgtgtgtgtgtgtgtggcatatATACGTGTTGCAGGAGTTCCAGTCCAATGTTTTATTGTGGAATAGCTGAAACTAGTTGATGTGATAATAGAAGAAAAAGGATAAAGGATATTAATCTAGACATTATAATTCCTAATTTCAACAATTAATTATCCAACAAAGGCAaagagaaatgtagaaatagCTTCCCCACTACTTAAGCCTAATCAGTACAGCAAATAAATCATAAGCTGCTATAAGTGCATTTTAAACCAAAGGAAACTTACATATCATATACACAGATCAAACTATTGGAGGGACGAGGCATCCACATGAGGTCAGCCAGCTTCTTTGTTCTTAAAAGTTTTGCCACAGGTGAGATCGCTGCCTTTATTGATTCTGAGGCTCCGCCCATCCAGGAAACATGAGGCAGGTAGAGGAAGGAAATGGTCTTTGTGCACACATCCGGTTCAGATACCCTGTTAATGATTGTCTGTCtatattgttgtgtgtgtttgtgtttgcacctctgttctgttttgtgGGTTCATTGGGGAGGGGTACcttaaagggccagtataagataaataaggagttttttgaactgtgaatcatgcaaagctactctagtggagtcctgaattaaaaatatagagctggaaatgagcataataggtcccctttaatgtttCACAACCTTTCAGaattattgattgttttgtgcAATCAGGAAACAGCATTTTTCAtgtatgaataaatgtttttgattactgtaaattaaaattatatgtttatatgatGCCATCACTGCTGACTCACTTCCCCCCCTGTAAATCAATCCAatactatacactatatataatCTAATACCAAGcacaaatgtttatttgaaaacCCCCTGTGAGCTGTGATGTGTTAAACTGAACTGGGGATACATGTAGACCAAagaccaccatcatcaaaaacaggaagtaaagtcAACCGCTTACTGTGATACAAAGAGGAGACCTCCAGTGATAGTTGTTTTACAGAAGTGGATAGCTGGTTCCTTAAGTGTTTCCACCATGAGACCAAACCACTGCCTTACCATCCTTCATGTGTTCATCTTAGCAGTGCTCCTCTTCACTTTGAAAGCTGAAAGTaagttattgttattctttCGAAGTCGCTCAGTCTGAGCGGGGCTTTGTTTCTCTGTCGCCAAGTAATGTATTCACTAGTATGAAACAAGTAAAGTTATGTTTTGCATGTTAACTCTTATAAATACTCAAAAGGTTTTAAATATACTTAATATATCTTAAACTTAAATCCAAACTAGGCGTAAAGATATTCCCCTACACAAACCGAAAGACTTAACAGTGCAGCATTCTCAACAGTTAAATAAACTTGAATGCGGATGTGGTTGGAGTCAATTGAATTGCTATGAGAGAAATAGTAAAATATGTTCATAATGTGCAGCCTTGAAAGGTGGGTTTTACATTAATCGCTACAAAACTGATAAACTTGAAGTTGTAAAATAAGTCTTTGATGCTATAATGCAggttttggttcattttttgTACCTCAGGATGATCTTGTGTAAATGGTTGATGTTAATTTTAGCAATACCTCCTTTACAACCGTTTACGAGAGCAGATGTGACCgtaaaatcagctttttcttGGTCCACCTGCATTGTTTTTCTTGGAAAGGGTGGATCACTTGTAAAAACTTGGCTACATATTGCAGCTACCAGAACAGCATTGTAATGACTTAATTTTGCGCTAAATAAGCCTGTATATAGCCAAAGACAACTTCTTTTCCCTTAAATTGAGCCTCTCCGGGAAAGACCTCACTTTTTTCCAAATCTCACCTCCTCCATTAAGTTTGGCTGACCCTGATCTCAGCCATTGCTCCAACACAAACTCTTAAAATTCAGTAATGTGAACTTAAACATATTTGTTTGGAGGAATTTGTTACAGATTAGAGGCAGAAAAGTGCCACAAAGTTACTACAGATTTTCAGTTTGATGGTCACAGCTGCGGCATGAAAAACCGACCGAATATTCTCTGTGATCTAATTCTTTTCTGTATCATTCTTACTGCCTTTCTAATCTctatgttttgtcttttccctttttttaggTGAAGATTATGACTGTTACCCAGAAATTAAAGTGCGCCGTCACACGGTTCATGAGGCTTTACTTGGAGGAGATCTTATGATTAACTGCACGTTTACTTTCTGCATCAATTCACCATCAACAGTCTCCTGGTATAAAGTTGAAAATACTCCTGTTCCAGTAAATTTCAACAGGAGCCCTCACATTAAAACAGAGTGGAAAGTTTCAAACCATGTAGAAGGGATATCATTTTTGATCTTCCAAAACATACAAAGAAATGACTCAGGTCTGTATCAGTGTCGAAGTGGAGACAATGTGGGTCATGCCATCAATGTGTCTGTCTATGGTAAGTGATCCGCTCTACACAGCTGGACTATATCTTTCCTAGACTGCACTGAAGGAAACCATTTCTTACTGCCGCTGAATGACTCATTTAGAGTTGTTCCCAGTTCCCAAGAATCAGATTTGACTCTTTTTCAGGTAATGCTGAGCTCACCACAGTTACATGGACGACTCTGGAAACTGGTAAGAAAATGTCGTTCACACTCTCACAGTGGTATTTGTGTTTAACAGGCCTTGTACAGCTTACAATCTAAAAAACAGGTGTCAAATGAATCTCTATAAAATAATGCTGTgggaaatgtaatattttatcttGCAGGGAACACAACAACTCAAGATACTTTGTGGCCATATGTGTACCGTGTTCCTGGAGTTGTGCTGTTTGTCGTCATAGTGATAACTATATATGTTGCATCAAAACATGGTTGTAAAGGTGAGGTTTTCTGATTTTCACATACAATAATTGTATTCTGAAAACATAATAACAGATTAATGCCACAAACCAGTAAAATCAGATAAATAGGCTGTGGTACATATTCATGATTGTGATCCCACCTGATGTCAATCCAAGGTGTCCATTGTGCAAGAAAACCCAAGAACACACCAGATCCGAGCCCCCAGCCTCTCCCAGGAGGAAGCTCCGCTAACCAGCATGTCTTGTCTACCATTCATATCAATGATGATCCCAATGCTACTTCAATCTGCTAAGTTAAATCTTATGATATCAGGGTTCTgattaatatgaaaacatttcagtgttcattacaAGACTGTAAGTTGTAACTTGTGTCTGATTTATATCGAATTGTGTGTTAAATTACTTCATCCATGCAAGGTTTTGctattattatgttttgtattttgatataatatgctttgtttttttatgaacttTTTTTACAACTACAAAATATAATCAGTTTCTCCACAATGTTGTTTACTCTCGTGAATCATGGTGAATCACACTTTTACCtccagtttgtgtttttgaattcCGGTTAATCAAGCTGTAAAATACAGAAGTGAAATTTCTTACTTGAGAAACCACTATTGTTTAGATCTGctaagtgtgtgtatttgtgtatgtgtgtggtgcgTATAAGTGTTCAGAATGTATCACATTCACAGGTAAATAGTTTTGCTTCCTCTACAGGTAACAGTCTTTGCGCACACATCCGGTTcagatgcctttttttttttatgtttgtctgtctatattgagtgtgtttgtgtttgcaccTCTGTTCTTTATTTGCTCTCTGATGATGTTGATTGAAGTTCCCTTTCTTCTTGGGtacagtatctgttgttcatttgGCAGCAGACTTCAGAATGACGAACAGGAAGCAGAAGTAAACCACACGTCACGTATACGTAAAACAAGGGCTAGACGATGTTTTACAGTGAAGTACACTAGTCATGAACTCTACTCGTCAGCAGATTCAAGCTCAGATTTTACCCAGCTGAAACTTTTGAAGGAGTGATGTAAACCTTTATACCTGGTCGTCATTTATCTATCTGATCTAAATGATAAACAGTTCCACAGTGGTTTGTGGACTATTAGCGGTCTAATATAACTTGCAGACTAATTTAGCAACACTATTAACATGTTTTGCCTAAAACAAGAGTGATAGTTACCTGATAATGTGATCAGCAACCTCATCAAAGAAATAAGAGTCAACAAGAAAGAGTCTAAAAGCCATGCCGGCGGCTGTACTGaggcatgttagcatgctaacgtttgcttAGAAGTacacacaaactacagctgaggttgatgggaatcACACAGCATAAGTGGAGTTGGCCTGTGGGATGTGCTACCTCTGTGGTTTTGAAAGTGCTGAAAGCGGACGTACATCACGGCAGTGCCTGCATTATGTGGTACAGGCACTTTCATAGAAAAATACACTTGCTTTAACACCTCACACAATGCATTGCtacagctgaggatgatgggaatgtctttatttttgcaggtaaactaaaataatggacaaattgaaattttgacctgatgttgGTGATAGATTAAAAGTTTAGGGATCATCTATGTCTTTAAAAAATTTCATAGCCATCCATCCAATAgtgacatttcactgaaaaccacAATCTGTTGGTGgagctagaggaaaagtcagggggtcaCCAAATACATGAGGATTTATTGtgtggggaccatgaatatttgtacaaaatttcatggcaatccatttgATAGTTGACATTTTTCAGTTGGGACCAGTGTCGGTCCAACTGACCGACCAACCGACCAAGCTGCTAGCATAGACAAAAAACTGCCATCTTGTTACCCGTAGAGTTGaaagaaattgaaaaaataaacagttaaagcTAGTTATGGTATTAGCTCTCTACTAGCAAGCTCATTTCGCATAGCCAGTAATGTGATTAGCCTAAAACGAGAGTGAATCTTAGTTTAGCTGCCATGATTAagttaataaacaaaaaatagcACCCAATTGATCATCTTGTTCATTAACTTGAGTACATTAATCATATGTACACTGACATCATGCATACATACACTTTGGATTACGGCATCATGTTTGCACACAGTATATCAGTAAAAAATTCActtgtgaatgtgttttcatttgatttaatgGAGTATTATGTATCCACATTTGTCCATTAAACTCAATTAGTTATGACCTGTGCTCAGGTGATTTGCATCAACTGAAAAATGCCCTTTCATTTTAACATATAGGCCTACTGTACTGAGATTACAATAATTATTAGTAGTCCAAGCTACTAATAATGAAAATCCCAACATGACATCTGCCATATTTCAGAATGAGTCATCTTTAACCTGCAGGTGTTGAGGTACATATATGGAACAGTTATACAGGGGGAAAAccttctctttccctcctcgAATCCAGGAAATGAGACGTTTCAGTTCAGACTGAAACCGGCtacaatttcaacaaaaaaactgaaccaAGAATCTGTGAAATTTGATTGTAAAGGTCATTTCTGCAACAGGAACCTCAGTAAGAAAACACAGTAGGAAAACATAGGGGAATGTAAATTAAAAGGCTGGCGATGAAAAGGATgacattgaaataaaaaaaacaaacattctttATGGCCACGGAGCATTCAAGTGAAGCCACAGAATAAGAGACACTTTGATAAGTGTCACCTTTCAGGAAGTGGCTTGAAATCTAGCATGCaatgacattacatttaaattaagcACCCTGACTTTAGAGTGTGAATTTTTTGAAATCAAATCTGTAACCATGCTGACTGTCTGATGAATTTTGTTGTAGACTTTTACTATCATTAAATTAGGGGACAGAAGCCAGTGTATAGGCTTTGTCAAAAAAGCAGGATGCAGCTGTTAACAAGCTACAAAGTGCAATGTGTTGATTAAATGGACAAAGATGATGCAAATTGAACTGTAGTATGAGTGGAAAGTAAAGCGGGCATAGGTGGAGTTGGCCTGTGGGATGTGCTACCTCTGTGGTTTTGAAAGTGCTGAAAGCTGACGTACATCACGGCAGTGTCTGCATAATCTGGTACAGGCACTctcacacaaaaatacacttgCTTTAACACCTCACACATTGCATCGCCCACCAAATGTTGCATACAGGTGGAGAGGCTGGTTGCCTCTCAGAGCAGTGAgtgttacaacaaaaacaacaaaaaatgagcATGTTTTCAGATGTTATTAGATGTCATCACTTTTAAAGGCTATGCAAGTTTCCTGTTTATGTTAAGCTGTAAAGTAGAAGGGATCCAGAAGTGTAAATTAAAGCTGGATGGGACATGTGCAATTAAACCTGTCACCTCACAGCAAATTAATAAAGGTTGCCACCTAGTGGTATAAAAGCCAAACTCTGCACTTTCATCACCAGATTATATCTTTTTATCTCACTAATATTAAGTTGCACATGAGacataatttcaaataaaaatgatcatttccTATCAGTGTGAGTCCATAAACATTTACAGCCAGAgagggacaaaaacaaaaacacacttgtgACTTTATCGTGAAGCCCATTCTAGTTTAGCAGACAGTTTCCTTTTGATAAGCCcctctgtttttgttattagtCGAATTATTTGCTTTAATGACATCAGTATCGCCGTAGAGAATCAACTTAAGTGTGTTCAACGCCTCAGAGGAACAAAGGAGCTACTttccatttcctgtcttttttgAGGTTTGTGGAGGGAAAAATGTCTTTCCATAGATGAAAGGTGTTTTAAATGGAATGTTACCATGGTCCCATTCAGATGGAGTTCATTTCCAAAACAGGGTAAATTCCATTTGGATAAAAGCCAAAGAAACAGACCAATTTCCTCTTTCTGAATCTaacacaatttcttttttttttttcccttgagAGAGAGCAGGTATTGTTTCTATTCTTGAGAAGTGTATAGCTTTTTGGGACAACTATTAATAGTTTATATTCAATTGGCTGAATTTAAGTATTAATCTGAAATCACTCACACCATTTTTGTTTcttgaatcatttatttttaggCAGTTTACATCTTGTGGTCTTTGGTGTGCAAACAGCCAATTTCAACGTATTTTTTCAAATGACAGGGGTGTTATTTTGGAACGAAAccctttaattttatccatgaTTTACCAAATGACTCACTCAAATAATAACTGAAACAACTTTGTGAAACTGGATGCAAGTTCATTTTAGGCTATTTTGAACTTGAGATATTTGCATTGGTTAGTCATAGACAATTTAAGGCAAAGAGCAACAATGCAAACATGCCACTCGCAGGGGTTTAGAGAATGAAATAGTACAGTCACTGGAGTGGGATGCAGAGGAAATGGGTTTTCTACTGTGTAACTTACAGTGCCAACCACAGTCTTCATACACACTTCACTACGCAACAATGTCAAAAAGAGGGTTGAGAGAGTTCAGTTATAATTTTGAGCTATTATATGCAAGAAaacacttgattttttttacgCAGTTTCTGCAAAATACTTGAGCAGTGAAACAAAAGAAGATAGAGactcagattttatttgtttccacTTAAGTTTCATTTATCTCAGCACCAGCACAGGAAACTTTACAGATACTAAAGAAAGGTGaacactattttttaaaaaaagaagaaaatatcaCTGTTGATACTCAAGACAGGATTAGACGGACAGCAGCTTTAGTATTTCAGCTAAGTTTTATCATGTCACTATGgacatttattaaaatttaaaccttATAatcatctttatatacagataCTGTAAGTGACTTAACTGTAAACGTTgagattaattattaatataatgcttcttttttttctgataaatgAGATTCTCTGCAaaataatatatactgtacatgaccCATAGTATGAGACTATGATATATTTTCCCAAGTTTGCAAATATAAAGTTAAACTCTAACACTGGTGCTCCCTATAGTTCGGCTCTGTAAGTCATGAATACTGTACaacaatgcaaataaaaacagatatactTCTTTCGcattcacaacacacacagtcttgCAGAACAGCACACGCAAacaccctctttctctcactgtctgtctcacatacacacaaaaacaatgattCACAACTGCAGGGCTCATCCGCACAGGCATCAGTTGGGCGGTATTAACCAGTGAATCCTTGAAGGTTACAGGTCAACCACCTTTCTCTGTCCCACACGACACAGCAGCTATGAATAACAAACCTTCCATTCTTCCCTCAAACCGTGCTCTCAGTCTGAGTCATACAGGGCTGGTTCACTTTAGCCTCATTCCTCGTAATCATTTTTACTTTCCTGTAACTTGTGAGTATAGTTTAAAATTAGCACGGCATCCTTTTAATCATACCTCTTGTCCACTACAGTTTACATAAAGTTTGCGTCACTGACAACCACAAACAGAGGGTTTTCAGGTGATGTAAGACCCTGTGGTGGTCAAGTAATAGTGGCTGATGTGTCTAACTTCAGCCACTTAAAACGAATATAGAAAAACTATTTGAGAATTTGTTGAAGcctatttctgttgtttttaaatggaaCTTAATCAGTCCTGAATGCATCATTAAAgcacaatatatactgtaaagaTAACGACCTTATGGTGACGCCTGTGCTATTAAAGTCcaaatgaaatcacatttaatcatccccatttgcagttaaaaataacatcaacatgttttttcaaTGTATTGTTAATGGTTTTGGATTAGGATtaagaaaaaaggtctttggggaaatatgaGAAAGGTGTGTCCGAggcttgtttgattgacattagctaGCAGGCTAACAGTGTTATACCATACggaacagagacaaagtaaacactGCTGTAGCTACATGTCATGGATATACAGCGTGTTGTCAGCAGTGGTATTGAAGAATAagaaccaaaccagcatctaacaggttcaaagtgacattttcaggtatgtttacatgctgtttaatgctATCTAGCTATCTAGACTGCTAATTAAAGTtagtggtgcacttttcccccaaaagtttgtttggtggctcgtttGACCAGCTAAtgtgcaggacaagacatgtgttcatgtttgtaagtcagataagaaggagactttagcaggaaagctaatgtgttgtgtagcaggatgctatcaggctcagtgtgaccgtctgctaTTCCTATGATAGAACGCCATGTTATTGCTTTTTGCAAGATTTGATTTACTGTTATGAAAATAAGGTAAAACTAGCGGACACatcatgaaataaatacatttaaaatatatatttctcccttttggtttcatattttttctcaaCGGAAAACACAGGATAAGTGATGCACATagcagatatgtatgctgtagtagacaaaTAAGGcaatttactgtaatttcaGTTAGATGTTAATATATAagtgtatatgttttttttcctattgGTTAATATATTTAATTGCTTAATTAACTTGCTTAATAATAAGCTACTCAACAAAGTCAAAAAATACTTTCACAACTAAAAAAGCTCTTTTCAAGCTacatatatcagtatttataaagaaatataactTATCAGATAATCTTTCTGGGCCTTCAGTATCTGCTTTTGCcaaattgttttgtatttactcAGTTCTCTGTTGGACCCTCATGATGCCACTTGCTGATCCAACAGGCCTCCACTCCTTTCACAACTATTTTATCAATCAAAGCAACATATCCACTGTAAGTGTAACTTCTACTGTAGCATTAAATAGTGTTTTTAGTTCTGTTGACAGTTTTGTTAAGTGATTTGTGTCCCCAAGATCTTCCCTCCCCTTCCCTTCTCATAGAAGCAGAACCACCAGTGTTGGCTCAGCTCTGTGAAAGCTCTGTTCCTGTCCTCTGCACACTGAGCTGGAGGGCACGGTGCTGAGCAGCTAGGTCAGGCTCAGAGCTCTGCTGGACCTTCATCAAAGCAGTGGTGGCCGTTGTGCTCCAAATCAGTCtggacagagagtgagagagatagagacacacacacacacacagttagttGGTCAGCTTTGTCCTGGGACCAccagaaactttccacttttcatttcacatttttgcatgaatCACGCAGATCCAATCTTTCCTCACCGGTCTGCATTGTCCTAGTTTTCCAACAATGTTATTGCAAAAATGTTATAATGTCATGGGCAGAGGTTTTATTTACTTGATATATATCCCACACAAGaatgcaaaaataaacacagagagcaCATACACGTCTGTATAGTCCTCAAAAACGCCCACTCAGAGCCAAAA harbors:
- the LOC121891782 gene encoding uncharacterized protein LOC121891782 → MRPNHCLTILHVFILAVLLFTLKAESEDYDCYPEIKVRRHTVHEALLGGDLMINCTFTFCINSPSTVSWYKVENTPVPVNFNRSPHIKTEWKVSNHVEGISFLIFQNIQRNDSGLYQCRSGDNVGHAINVSVYGNAELTTVTWTTLETGNTTTQDTLWPYVYRVPGVVLFVVIVITIYVASKHGCKGVHCARKPKNTPDPSPQPLPGGSSANQHVLSTIHINDDPNATSIC